TTCTAAAATCTCTAATGATTCTACTCTGTCAAAAGCAGGATTTATTGAAAATAAAAGCCTTGTCCCAACATTTCATCTAAACTACTATATTTTATATCTCTTGGATTATTGTAATGAAATTTATATTGATAAGTTAATTAAGAACGAAAATTCCACTAAAGTTATTTTCACCTCAGACGTTTTTGATAATAATGAAAAAATAGCTTCGTTAAACAAAAGTGAATTGATTTTTGATGAAAAGGGTGCTATTATTTACCTCAAATTTATCCTTGATTATAATAATTTTTCATACGAAGAATATTCCGAAAGAAAGCGGACAAAATATACCGGACAGACACAACGGCAAATTATGGAGTTGAACTTCAAACAGATTAATAACAGTATTTATAATTTAAGCTCTTACAAATCTCAGTTATTAGGCACTATAAGTTATTCTGGAAACACTGATTCTTTTGATATCAGACAGGAATTATTTATAACCAAAAGCTATAAAAGTAAATCAATAAAAAACTCAGAAATAATAGACCTTGAAAAGCCATTTTACGAAAATATAACTAGTTATAAAAATTTAGAAAATAAAATACTATTGACTTCTGAAGAACTTGAATTTATTAATGATAGCATTAATAAATAATCTAGACCTCACACATTTAGTGGGACAGTGTCAATGTTAGGCAACAATCCATTCATTGGCTTCATCCAAAATTTTATTCTCAAAACTTTTTAGGTAAACTTCGGTGGTACGCATAGAATTATGACCAAGCCCCTCGCGTATAACTTCTGTCGAAACACCAAGGTATTTGGCGATGGTAGCCCAAGAGTGACGTATCGTATAGGTAGTAAATTTTTCTTCAATACCTGCATCATTTGCAATGATTTTTAGCCGTTCATTCACACGTCTGCGAATAGATTTATATTTTTCATAATGCTCTGTACTTCCATCATAGTTAATAGGAAACAGATAATCCTCTTTATTCTTACCTAAAGTATAATGGTCTAAAATCGCTGAAAGTTCAACAGTTATTTTAACCGAAAGCGGATCACCTGTTTTACTTCTCCCGTAATATAGCCTGTCACCTTCGATATTTTTCAATTTTAGTTTGACCAAATCTATTAAGTTCATACCTCTACAGTTAAACATGATTAAAATATAATTTTTGGCATGCCAAAGGATAGAATCTTTGGGGTAGCGTAAATTTCTTATTTCCAAAAAGTTGTTTTTAGATGTAGCTCTTTTTTTGGTCGTTTTACTAGAAGGTATTTTGTACTTTAAAAAAGGGTTTCTCATGGGTACAAATTCATCCTCTTCGATGGCTTTGTTATAAAGTGCCCGTATACCTCTCATATAGGAATTGATCGTGCCCGGTTTATTTCCCCTAGCTACAAAATCCACTTCATAATCCTGCAGAAGGCTTACAGTTATCTCATCAAGCCGAATATCCTTGGTGTTATTGAACTTTAAAAACCTTTTTATACAGCTATCATACCACTCGGCGGTGGAGGGAGAGTTCATCCGTCGCTTTCTGTTTATGATTTTGGTTCCGCACTCCAATAACGTTGTTCCGTTATTTATTCTATGTCTTTCAGGTGTATCGATTACACTATCCCAAGAAAGCTTGATTTCCTTAACAAGATAATCCACATCGATTTTTGAAATATCACTCCCAAAGCTTTTAATTTTTTTCTTGGCAAGATGCAATTTATCGTGAAGTTCGTCTTCGATTGAATCGTAATCTTTGTATTTGTTAGAGGGATCTGATTTTTTCAATCGACCATTTCTATCATCCCATCCATTTATGGAAGTAGACAAACCAAGAGCTATAAATCGAGTTTTCCTATGATGAACACGAAGAGCAATAGGAAAAGTACCATCTTTCCTTTTGGAGTTATTTCTAGTATCTAAAGTCAGTCTTACAACGGCCATTTTAAGGTCTAATCTTGTAAGAAGTTAGGAAAAAAATTGCACACTTTTTGCACACTTTTTCTTGAAATCAAACGAAATCATATGATTTCAAAAAATATTATATTTTGTAAATAATTGAAAATCAATAATATATAAAATATTCTGAATTTAGTTGAATGTGAAATTCAAGGCTGGCAGGCAAGAGGTCACCGGTTCGAATCCGGTATTCTCCACCAGTAAATATAGAGGTTTCAAGAGTTTTCCTTTTGGAGCCTTTTTTATTTGCACTCAATTTGCACTCATTTTTTGGCTTTTTATGGTCTTATTTGTATCGATTTAATTACATGGCTAGAAAGAGCGTTACCGGATTATATTTATTAATCATTTTAGAATAAAGTGTTGTCCAGCTTTGGTGCGACTTGTACAAGGAATGGATTAATCCTAAATGTCTAACACTAAGAATCTAGGAAATGGCGTTTCAATCCTAGTTTCTAAATGGATAGGTATTTAAGTACCGCTATGAACGGTGAAGAGTTGGCTAAGAAAAGTTTCAATCCTAGTTTCTAAATGGATAGGTATTTAAGCTTTAGTCCATCATATTGCCCGTATTTATCATTCCAGTTTCAATCCTAGTTTCTAAATGGATAGGTATTTAAGAAGGCAGAATGCCACGTAGGTATGGAGGAACAGGCCAGTTTCAATCCTAGTTTCTAAATGGATAGGTATTTAAGATCCTACCACAGGGTCTATGCTCAAAGGTGTGGATGGTTTCAATCCTAGTTTCTAAATGGATAGGTATTTAAGAGTCGCGCAAGGATAAAATGGAATCCTCACAATATGTGTTTCAATCCTAGTTTCTAAATGGATAGGTATTTAAGTGCAGGCCTATTTCCCTAAACCGCTAATCAATACCAGTTTCAATCCTAGTTTCTAAATGGATAGGTATTTAAGGCAATTTGGTGCGCGTTATAGATACGGCGATAAGCAGTTTCAATCCTAGTTTCTAAATGGATAGGTATTTAAGCAAAACCGCTTTAATGTTGGGTGAAAGTCAATTGTGTTTCAATCCTAGTTTCTAAATGGATAGGTATTTAAGAACCAATTTAAACAGCAGCGGGGAAGGAAGTTTAGGTTTCAATCCTAGTTTCTAAATGGATAGGTATTTAAGATTGGTTGCAACGTGTAGATGTATGCCACGTTGCGAGTTTCAATCCTAGTTTCTAAATGGATAGGTATTTAAGATTATTTCCTAATAACCATAAACCCGGACAAAAATTTGTTTCAATCCTAGTTTCTAAATGGATAGGTATTTAAGTAGGAAAAAATAATCCCTTAATGGTCAATTCATATCTGTTTCAATCCTAGTTTCTAAATGGATAGGTATTTAAGCATAAGCCTTTGCGTTTATCCCTGTTCCTGCCATCGTGTTTCAATCCTAGTTTCTAAATGGATAGGTATTTAAGAAGCTAAAACAAACAAAAGATGAATAAATTACTTTTGTTTCAATCCTAGTTTCTAAATGGATAGGTATTTAAGACCATTTTTCCCAAAGATGTGTTTCGATGAAAGGTTGTTTCAATCCTAGTTTCTAAATGGATAGGTATTTAAGTAGCACCGTCACCGTGACTTGTGCCAATAAGATTCTGTTTCAATCCTAGTTTCTAAATGGATAGGTATTTAAGTAGCACCGTCACCGTGACTTGTGCCAATAAGATTCTGTTTCAATCCTAGTTTCTAAATGGATAGGTATTTAAGATATATTATAATCCGATATCTTGAAGTAGTTCATTGTTTCAATCCTAGTTTCTAAATGGATAGGTATTTAAGCCCCAGAACATTTTATTGTCGCCAAAGAACTTTTTGTTTCAATCCTAGTTTCTAAATGGATAGGTATTTAAGAATTCTTACTGGACTAAGTGAATATATAGAGAAATTGTTTCAATCCTAGTTTCTAAATGGATAGGTATTTAAGTACTTACCAAAGGTTTACCTAGTATAATTATTTATTGTTTCAATCCTAGTTTCTAAATGGATAGGTATTTAAGGATTTCAAGATTATCGACAAGCCTAAAGATTTCATAGTTTCAATCCTAGTTTCTAAATGGATAGGTATTTAAGTAACCTTACGGGGAACTATAAAAACCTGAAAAGCATGTTTCAATCCTAGTTTCTAAATGGATAGGTATTTAAGTGAATCTATTCTCGATGGAAAAATAATTTTTGATATGTTTCAATCCTAGTTTCTAAATGGATAGGTATTTAAGCCCGGACGGAATTACAACCATAGACGAATTTAAAAGTTTCAATCCTAGTTTCTAAATGGATAGGTATTTAAGAAAAATAGAAATGCTTTGAATTACTATGCTTTGGTGTTTCAATCCTAGTTTCTAAATGGATAGGTATTTAAGTTATTGGCGGTGCGGTTGCCGCAACCGGTTTGGCCTGTTTCAATCCTAGTTTCTAAATGGATAGGTATTTAAGTTTAATGTTTATTCAAACAATGATAGCTGATGCAGCGTTTCAATCC
This genomic window from Maribacter sp. MJ134 contains:
- a CDS encoding site-specific integrase, which produces MAVVRLTLDTRNNSKRKDGTFPIALRVHHRKTRFIALGLSTSINGWDDRNGRLKKSDPSNKYKDYDSIEDELHDKLHLAKKKIKSFGSDISKIDVDYLVKEIKLSWDSVIDTPERHRINNGTTLLECGTKIINRKRRMNSPSTAEWYDSCIKRFLKFNNTKDIRLDEITVSLLQDYEVDFVARGNKPGTINSYMRGIRALYNKAIEEDEFVPMRNPFLKYKIPSSKTTKKRATSKNNFLEIRNLRYPKDSILWHAKNYILIMFNCRGMNLIDLVKLKLKNIEGDRLYYGRSKTGDPLSVKITVELSAILDHYTLGKNKEDYLFPINYDGSTEHYEKYKSIRRRVNERLKIIANDAGIEEKFTTYTIRHSWATIAKYLGVSTEVIREGLGHNSMRTTEVYLKSFENKILDEANEWIVA